In Spartobacteria bacterium, a genomic segment contains:
- a CDS encoding type II toxin-antitoxin system VapB family antitoxin has protein sequence MATNLQIDDKLISQAVKLGHHRSKKDAVTQALKDYILHIEQENILSLFGSVDYEADYDYKEQRARG, from the coding sequence ATGGCAACAAACCTGCAAATTGACGACAAACTGATTTCACAAGCAGTTAAACTAGGTCACCACCGTTCAAAGAAAGATGCCGTTACACAGGCTCTAAAAGACTACATTCTGCATATCGAACAGGAAAACATTCTGTCCTTATTCGGGTCGGTAGATTATGAAGCCGATTACGATTACAAAGAGCAAAGAGCCAGAGGATGA